Proteins encoded in a region of the Shewanella polaris genome:
- the acpS gene encoding holo-ACP synthase, which produces MAIIGIGTDIVEIARIAEQRERLGDRLAKRVLTESELTTYLQSKQPERFLAKRFAAKEAAAKALGTGIGRGVSFQHIHIDNDDNGAPLISFTDGALARLELLTGNRCFISIADEKHYAVATVVLES; this is translated from the coding sequence ATGGCAATTATAGGGATAGGTACCGATATTGTTGAGATAGCCCGAATAGCTGAGCAGCGAGAACGCCTAGGTGACAGATTAGCTAAACGGGTACTGACAGAGTCAGAACTAACAACTTACTTGCAATCAAAACAACCTGAGCGATTTTTGGCGAAACGGTTCGCCGCCAAAGAAGCGGCAGCAAAAGCCTTGGGTACCGGGATTGGCAGAGGGGTATCGTTCCAACATATTCATATCGATAATGATGACAATGGTGCACCGCTGATTAGTTTTACAGATGGCGCATTGGCAAGGCTTGAACTATTAACGGGCAATCGATGTTTTATCAGTATTGCCGATGAAAAAC